One part of the Ziziphus jujuba cultivar Dongzao chromosome 2, ASM3175591v1 genome encodes these proteins:
- the LOC107417612 gene encoding nuclear transcription factor Y subunit A-1 isoform X2, giving the protein MMPSKPKNDNQQLEQGAQNVLQSTAFSQPWWRTVGSDVPMSESTPKSSLVEHQNGSLLNGAMQSQTNDGNSGLEHHVKGVPSSTPQTVNEHLDPNSQMELVGHSIVLTSYPYGEPQYGTMLTPYGPQPMVHPQLFGMHPGRMPLPLEMEEEPVYVNAKQYHGILRRRQSRAKAELEKKVIKVRKPYLHESRHQHAMRRARGCGGRFLNTKKLENDVANSTSEKGTNSDASLSAQCVNGSGSKRFSCTSDGNLDSSSDQQQGIRSRVQEMQKAQAFSYGNGNGNGLSSTYQTQFSDGKEGDCLGRQRESMRLNSSPHGAIPIK; this is encoded by the exons ATGATGCCATCAAAACCTAAAAATGACAATCAGCAGTTAGAGCAGGGTGCGCAGAATGTGTTGCAATCAACTGCGTTTTCTCAACCTTGGTGGCGGACGGTGGGGAGTGATGTACCCATGAGTGAAAGCACTCCAAAATCATCTTTGGTGGAACACCAAAATGGTTCTCTCCTAAATGGAGCTATGCAGTCACAAACTAATG ATGGTAATAGTGGACTGGAGCACCATGTCAAAGGTGTTCCATCATCAACACCTCAAACAGTGAACGAACACCTTGATCCAAATTCCCAAATGGAACTTGTTGGTCACTCAATT GTTCTGACATCATATCCTTACGGGGAGCCACAATATGGTACAATGTTGACTCCGTATGGGccacaacctatg GTACATCCTCAATTATTTGGCATGCATCCTGGCAGAATGCCTTTACCACTTGAAATGGAGGAGGAGCCTGTTTACGTGAATGCCAAGCAGTATCATGGTATTCTGAGACGAAGGCAGTCTCGTGCCAAGGCTGAGCTGGAAAAGAAAGTGATAAAAGTTAGAAAG CCGTATCTCCATGAGTCTCGTCACCAGCATGCTATGAGAAGGGCAAGAGGCTGTGGAGGCCGTTTTCTGAATACAAAGAAGTTGGAAAATGATGTGGCCAATTCCACATCAGAAAAGGGAACAAATTCGGATGCAAGCCTTTCAGCACAATGTGTCAATGGATCTGGCTCTAAGCGTTTTTCATGCACCAGTGATGGGAATTTGGATTCCTCTAGTGATCAGCAGCAAGGGATAAGGTCCAGGGTTCAAGAAATGCAAAAAGCACAAGCTTTCTCCTATGGTAACGGCAATGGCAATGGCCTGTCATCAACATACCAGACACAGTTTAGCGACGGCAAGGAGGGTGACTGCCTGGGTCGGCAGAGGGAGAGCATGCGGCTGAACAGCTCCCCACATGGGGCCATCCCAATTAA GTGA
- the LOC107417605 gene encoding cellulose synthase A catalytic subunit 3 [UDP-forming] isoform X2, with product MEPGGETGAKSVKSLGGQVCQICGDNVGTTVNGEAFIACDVCAFPVCRPCYEYERKDGNQSCPQCKTRYKRHKGSPAILGDREEDTDAEDGTGDFNYTSENQNEKQKIAERMLSWHMTYGRGEDVGPPNYDKEVSHNHIPLLTSGQEVSGELSAASPERLSMASPGVAGGKPNIRVVDPVREFGSPGLGNVAWKERVDGWKMKQEKNVVPMSTGQATSERGGGDIDASTDVLVDDSLLNDEARQPLSRKVSVPSSRINPYRMVIVLRLVILCIFLHYRITNPVTNAFPLWLLSVICEIWFAISWILDQFPKWLPVNRETYLDRLALRYDREGEPSQLAAVDIFVSTVDPLKEPPLVTANTVLSILAVDYPVDKVSCYVSDDGAAMLTFEALSETSEFARKWVPFCKKYSIEPRAPEWYFAQKIDYLKDKVQPSFVKDRRAMKREYEEFKIRVNQLVAKAQKIPEEGWIMQDGTPWPGNNTRDHPGMIQVFLGQSGGLDAEGNELPRLVYVSREKRPGFQHHKKAGAMNALVRVSAVLTNGPFLLNLDCDHYINNSKAIREAMCFMMDPNLGKHVCYVQFPQRFDGIDRNDRYANRNTVFFDINLRGLDGIQGPVYVGTGCVFNRTALYGYEPPVKPKHKKAGFLSSLCGGSRKKGSKSSKKGSDKKKSSKHVDPTVPIFSLEDIEEGVEGAGFDDEKSLLMSQMSLEKRFGQSAVFVASTLMENGGVPQSATPETLLKEAIHVISCGYEDKTDWGSEIGWIYGSVTEDILTGFKMHARGWRSVYCNPKRPAFKGSAPINLSDRLNQVLRWALGSVEILLSRHCPIWYGYGGRLKWLERFAYVNTTIYPITAIPLLIYCTLPAVCLLTNKFIIPQISNLASIWFISLFLSIFATGILEMRWSGVGIDEWWRNEQFWVIGGVSSHLFAVFQGLLKVLAGIDTNFTVTSKASDEDGDYAELYMFKWTTLLIPPTTLLIINLVGVVAGISYAINSGYQSWGPLFGKLFFAFWVIIHLYPFLKGLMGRQNRTPTIVVVWSILLASIFSLLWVRIDPFTTRVTGPDVEQCGINC from the exons ATGGAACCAGGAGGAGAAACTGGG GCAAAGTCCGTGAAGAGCCTGGGTGGTCAGGTCTGCCAAATCTGTGGTGATAATGTTGGGACTACTGTAAATGGTGAAGCATTCATTGCCTGCGATGTCTGTGCTTTTCCTGTCTGCAGACCATGCTATGAATATGAAAGAAAGGATGGGAATCAGTCTTGTCCGCAATGCAAAACCAGATACAAAAGGCACAAAG GGAGTCCTGCTATTCTTGGCGATAGAGAAGAGGATACAGATGCAGAAGATGGTACTGGTGATTTCAATTACACTtcagaaaatcaaaatgagaaGCAGAAGATTGCAGAACGCATGTTGAGCTGGCATATGACTTATGGACGTGGAGAGGATGTTGGGCCCCCAAATTATGATAAAGAGGTTTCTCACAATCACATTCCTTTACTCACCAGTGGTCAAGAG GTTTCTGGAGAATTGTCTGCTGCATCGCCAGAGCGCCTTTCTATGGCATCTCCGGGAGTTGCTGGTGGAAAGC CTAATATTAGGGTTGTTGATCCTGTGAGGGAGTTTGGTTCACCTGGGTTGGGCAATGTAGCTTGGAAAGAGAGAGTGGATGGGTGGAAGATGAAGCAGGAGAAGAATGTTGTTCCAATGAGCACTGGCCAAGCTACTTCTGAGAGGGGGGGTGGAGATATTGATGCCAGTACTGATGTGCTTGTGGATGACTCCTTACT GAATGATGAAGCTAGGCAGCCTCTTTCAAGGAAGGTCTCTGTACCTTCATCCAGGATAAACCCCTATAGAATGGTTATTGTTCTGCGGCTTGTTATACTCTGTATTTTCTTGCATTACCGAATTACAAATCCTGTGACAAATGCTTTTCCTCTGTGGTTACTATCGGTGATATGTGAGATTTGGTTTGCAATATCCTGGATTCTCGATCAGTTCCCTAAGTGGCTCCCTGTAAACCGTGAAACATATCTTGACAGGCTTGCTCTAAG ATATGACCGAGAAGGAGAACCATCACAATTAGCTGCTGTTGACATTTTTGTCAGTACTGTTGACCCGTTGAAGGAGCCTCCTCTTGTTACAGCTAATACTGTGCTATCCATTCTGGCTGTTGACTATCCTGTCGACAAGGTTTCATGCTATGTGTCTGATGATGGAGCGGCCATGTTGACATTTGAAGCTCTCTCTGAAACTTCAGAATTTGCAAGGAAATGGGTTCCTTTCTGCAAGAAATACAGCATTGAGCCAAGGGCTCCTGAATGGTATTTTGCACAGAAGATTGACTACTTGAAAGATAAGGTTCAGCCATCATTTGTCAAAGACCGTAGAGCAATGAAG AGAGAATATGAAGAGTTCAAAATTCGTGTCAATCAACTTGTTGCAAAGGCTCAGAAAATTCCTGAAGAAGGATGGATTATGCAAGATGGTACCCCATGGCCTGGAAATAACACCAGAGACCATCCGGGAATGATTCAG GTTTTCTTGGGTCAAAGTGGAGGACTTGATGCGGAGGGGAATGAACTGCCGCGTTTAGTCTATGTATCTCGTGAGAAGCGTCCGGGCTTCCAACATCACAAGAAAGCTGGTGCTATGAATGCACTT GTTCGAGTGTCAGCTGTCCTCACCAATGGACCTTTCTTGTTGAATCTTGATTGTGATCACTACATTAACAACAGCAAAGCCATAAGAGAAGCCATGTGCTTCATGATGGATCCCAACCTTGGGAAGCATGTTTGCTATGTACAGTTTCCTCAGAGATTCGATGGTATTGATAGAAACGATCGATATGCCAACCGTAATACTGTCTTCTTTGAT ATTAACTTGAGAGGTTTGGATGGAATTCAAGGCCCTGTCTATGTGGGTACTGGTTGTGTCTTCAATAGAACAGCTTTATATGGTTATGAACCTCCTGTTAAGCCTAAGCATAAGAAAGCTGGATTTTTATCTTCCTTATGTGGTGGATCACGAAAGAAGGGTTCAAAATCAAGTAAAAAGGGCTCTGACAAGAAGAAATCTAGCAAGCATGTGGATCCCACTGTGCCAATTTTCAGTCTTGAAGATATAGAAGAGGGAGTGGAAG GCGCTGGATTTGATGATGAGAAGTCGCTGCTCATGTCACAAATGAGCCTGGAGAAAAGGTTTGGTCAGTCTGCAGTTTTTGTTGCCTCTACACTTATGGAAAATGGCGGCGTTCCTCAATCTGCCACACCTGAAACTCTTCTGAAGGAGGCCATTCATGTTATCAGCTGTGGATACGAGGACAAAACTGACTGGGGGTCTGAG ATTGGATGGATTTATGGTTCCGTCACTGAAGATATTCTTACAGGATTCAAGATGCATGCCCGTGGCTGGAGATCAGTTTACTGTAATCCTAAGCGCCCAGCCTTTAAAGGATCTGCTCCTATCAATCTTTCAGATCGTCTGAACCAAGTGCTTCGGTGGGCGCTAGGTTCTGTGGAAATTCTACTTAGTCGGCATTGCCCTATCTGGTATGGTTATGGTGGCAGGCTAAAATGGCTCGAGAGATTCGCGTATGTAAACACAACCATTTATCCAATCACCGCCATTCCCCTTCTCATATATTGCACACTGCCGGCTGTCTGTCTTCTCACTAATAAGTTCATCATTCCACAG ATTAGCAACCTTGCCAGTATATGgtttatctctctctttctttccatcTTCGCAACTGGTATTCTAGAGATGAGATGGAGTGGTGTTGGAATCGACGAGTGGTGGAGAAACGAACAGTTTTGGGTTATTGGTGGTGTTTCATCTCATCTCTTTGCCGTTTTCCAAGGTCTGCTCAAAGTACTTGCTGGTATTGATACCAACTTCACTGTCACCTCCAAGGCGTCAGATGAAGATGGAGACTATGCAGAACTCTACATGTTCAAATGGACAACCCTGCTCATCCCACCAACGACTCTCCTCATCATCAACTTGGTAGGGGTGGTTGCCGGGATATCATATGCCATTAACAGTGGTTACCAATCATGGGGTCCCCTATTTGGAAAGCTCTTCTTTGCCTTCTGGGTGATCATTCATCTTTATCCTTTCCTCAAAGGTCTTATGGGACGCCAGAACCGCACCCCAACCATTGTTGTCGTGTGGTCGATTCTTCTTGCTTCAATCTTCTCTTTGTTATGGGTGAGGATCGATCCTTTCACGACTAGAGTCACCGGCCCAGATGTGGAGCAATGTGGAATCAACTGCTAG
- the LOC107417612 gene encoding nuclear transcription factor Y subunit A-1 isoform X1 gives MMPSKPKNDNQQLEQGAQNVLQSTAFSQPWWRTVGSDVPMSESTPKSSLVEHQNGSLLNGAMQSQTNDGNSGLEHHVKGVPSSTPQTVNEHLDPNSQMELVGHSIVLTSYPYGEPQYGTMLTPYGPQPMVHPQLFGMHPGRMPLPLEMEEEPVYVNAKQYHGILRRRQSRAKAELEKKVIKVRKPYLHESRHQHAMRRARGCGGRFLNTKKLENDVANSTSEKGTNSDASLSAQCVNGSGSKRFSCTSDGNLDSSSDQQQGIRSRVQEMQKAQAFSYGNGNGNGLSSTYQTQFSDGKEGDCLGRQRESMRLNSSPHGAIPIK, from the exons ATGATGCCATCAAAACCTAAAAATGACAATCAGCAGTTAGAGCAGGGTGCGCAGAATGTGTTGCAATCAACTGCGTTTTCTCAACCTTGGTGGCGGACGGTGGGGAGTGATGTACCCATGAGTGAAAGCACTCCAAAATCATCTTTGGTGGAACACCAAAATGGTTCTCTCCTAAATGGAGCTATGCAGTCACAAACTAATG ATGGTAATAGTGGACTGGAGCACCATGTCAAAGGTGTTCCATCATCAACACCTCAAACAGTGAACGAACACCTTGATCCAAATTCCCAAATGGAACTTGTTGGTCACTCAATT GTTCTGACATCATATCCTTACGGGGAGCCACAATATGGTACAATGTTGACTCCGTATGGGccacaacctatg GTACATCCTCAATTATTTGGCATGCATCCTGGCAGAATGCCTTTACCACTTGAAATGGAGGAGGAGCCTGTTTACGTGAATGCCAAGCAGTATCATGGTATTCTGAGACGAAGGCAGTCTCGTGCCAAGGCTGAGCTGGAAAAGAAAGTGATAAAAGTTAGAAAG CCGTATCTCCATGAGTCTCGTCACCAGCATGCTATGAGAAGGGCAAGAGGCTGTGGAGGCCGTTTTCTGAATACAAAGAAGTTGGAAAATGATGTGGCCAATTCCACATCAGAAAAGGGAACAAATTCGGATGCAAGCCTTTCAGCACAATGTGTCAATGGATCTGGCTCTAAGCGTTTTTCATGCACCAGTGATGGGAATTTGGATTCCTCTAGTGATCAGCAGCAAGGGATAAGGTCCAGGGTTCAAGAAATGCAAAAAGCACAAGCTTTCTCCTATGGTAACGGCAATGGCAATGGCCTGTCATCAACATACCAGACACAGTTTAGCGACGGCAAGGAGGGTGACTGCCTGGGTCGGCAGAGGGAGAGCATGCGGCTGAACAGCTCCCCACATGGGGCCATCCCAATTAAGTGA
- the LOC107417609 gene encoding uncharacterized protein LOC107417609, translating to MTSFGSLKAAIFDREEKKQQYQAHIRGLNAYDRHKKFIKDYVDFYGKEISAQVKLPIKTDQDTLREGYRFIRSEEDDMDPSWEQRLVKRYYDKLFKEYCIADMSHYKSGKIGLRWRTEKEVISGKGQFICGNKHCNEKDGLASYEVNFSYFEAGENKQALVKLVACERCAEKLNYKKRKEKELLEKREKEAHRRKRARSRSDDDTDDEGSKERRRKGKKSSEASEHEVDDEDDHFDEFLKGMFP from the exons atgacgTCGTTTGGATCTCTGAAAGCTGCAATCTTTGATAGAGAAGAGAAAAAACA GCAGTATCAAGCTCACATTCGGGGGCTCAACGCCTATGATCGACATAAGAAATTTATTAAAGACTATG TTGACTTCTATGGGAAGGAGATATCTGCACAAGTCAAGTTGCCTATCAAAACTGATCAAGACACCCTAAGAGAAGGATACAG GTTCATTCGTTCTGAAGAAGATGATATGGATCCATCTTGGGAGCAGAGGCTGGTGAAGCGATACTATGATAAGCTTTTTAAGGA ATACTGCATAGCTGACATGTCACATTACAAGAGTGGAAAG ATTGGCCTACGATGGAGGACAGAGAAGGAAGTCATATCTGGTAAAG GGCAGTTCATATGTGGTAACAAACATTGCAATGAAAAAGATGGCTTAGCAAGCTATGAG GTAAACTTCTCTTATTTTGAAGCTGGAGAAAACAAGCAAGCCCTTGTGAAGTTGGTAGCCTGTGAGAG GTGTGCGGAGAAGCTTAATTACAAAAAGCGGAAAGAAAAGGAGCTATTAGAAAAAAGGGAGAAAGAAGCGCATAGAAGAAAGAG GGCTCGGTCGAGGAGTGATGATGATACAGATGATGAGGGAAGCaaagaaagaaggagaaaag GAAAGAAGAGCTCTGAGGCTTCTGAACATGAAgttgatgatgaggatgatCACTTTGATGAGTTTCTTAAGGGAATGTTTCCTTAA
- the LOC107417605 gene encoding cellulose synthase A catalytic subunit 3 [UDP-forming] isoform X1: protein MEPGGETGAKSVKSLGGQVCQICGDNVGTTVNGEAFIACDVCAFPVCRPCYEYERKDGNQSCPQCKTRYKRHKGSPAILGDREEDTDAEDGTGDFNYTSENQNEKQKIAERMLSWHMTYGRGEDVGPPNYDKEVSHNHIPLLTSGQEVSGELSAASPERLSMASPGVAGGKRMHPLPYASDVNQSPNIRVVDPVREFGSPGLGNVAWKERVDGWKMKQEKNVVPMSTGQATSERGGGDIDASTDVLVDDSLLNDEARQPLSRKVSVPSSRINPYRMVIVLRLVILCIFLHYRITNPVTNAFPLWLLSVICEIWFAISWILDQFPKWLPVNRETYLDRLALRYDREGEPSQLAAVDIFVSTVDPLKEPPLVTANTVLSILAVDYPVDKVSCYVSDDGAAMLTFEALSETSEFARKWVPFCKKYSIEPRAPEWYFAQKIDYLKDKVQPSFVKDRRAMKREYEEFKIRVNQLVAKAQKIPEEGWIMQDGTPWPGNNTRDHPGMIQVFLGQSGGLDAEGNELPRLVYVSREKRPGFQHHKKAGAMNALVRVSAVLTNGPFLLNLDCDHYINNSKAIREAMCFMMDPNLGKHVCYVQFPQRFDGIDRNDRYANRNTVFFDINLRGLDGIQGPVYVGTGCVFNRTALYGYEPPVKPKHKKAGFLSSLCGGSRKKGSKSSKKGSDKKKSSKHVDPTVPIFSLEDIEEGVEGAGFDDEKSLLMSQMSLEKRFGQSAVFVASTLMENGGVPQSATPETLLKEAIHVISCGYEDKTDWGSEIGWIYGSVTEDILTGFKMHARGWRSVYCNPKRPAFKGSAPINLSDRLNQVLRWALGSVEILLSRHCPIWYGYGGRLKWLERFAYVNTTIYPITAIPLLIYCTLPAVCLLTNKFIIPQISNLASIWFISLFLSIFATGILEMRWSGVGIDEWWRNEQFWVIGGVSSHLFAVFQGLLKVLAGIDTNFTVTSKASDEDGDYAELYMFKWTTLLIPPTTLLIINLVGVVAGISYAINSGYQSWGPLFGKLFFAFWVIIHLYPFLKGLMGRQNRTPTIVVVWSILLASIFSLLWVRIDPFTTRVTGPDVEQCGINC from the exons ATGGAACCAGGAGGAGAAACTGGG GCAAAGTCCGTGAAGAGCCTGGGTGGTCAGGTCTGCCAAATCTGTGGTGATAATGTTGGGACTACTGTAAATGGTGAAGCATTCATTGCCTGCGATGTCTGTGCTTTTCCTGTCTGCAGACCATGCTATGAATATGAAAGAAAGGATGGGAATCAGTCTTGTCCGCAATGCAAAACCAGATACAAAAGGCACAAAG GGAGTCCTGCTATTCTTGGCGATAGAGAAGAGGATACAGATGCAGAAGATGGTACTGGTGATTTCAATTACACTtcagaaaatcaaaatgagaaGCAGAAGATTGCAGAACGCATGTTGAGCTGGCATATGACTTATGGACGTGGAGAGGATGTTGGGCCCCCAAATTATGATAAAGAGGTTTCTCACAATCACATTCCTTTACTCACCAGTGGTCAAGAG GTTTCTGGAGAATTGTCTGCTGCATCGCCAGAGCGCCTTTCTATGGCATCTCCGGGAGTTGCTGGTGGAAAGCGTATGCATCCTCTTCCTTATGCTTCTGATGTTAACCAATCAC CTAATATTAGGGTTGTTGATCCTGTGAGGGAGTTTGGTTCACCTGGGTTGGGCAATGTAGCTTGGAAAGAGAGAGTGGATGGGTGGAAGATGAAGCAGGAGAAGAATGTTGTTCCAATGAGCACTGGCCAAGCTACTTCTGAGAGGGGGGGTGGAGATATTGATGCCAGTACTGATGTGCTTGTGGATGACTCCTTACT GAATGATGAAGCTAGGCAGCCTCTTTCAAGGAAGGTCTCTGTACCTTCATCCAGGATAAACCCCTATAGAATGGTTATTGTTCTGCGGCTTGTTATACTCTGTATTTTCTTGCATTACCGAATTACAAATCCTGTGACAAATGCTTTTCCTCTGTGGTTACTATCGGTGATATGTGAGATTTGGTTTGCAATATCCTGGATTCTCGATCAGTTCCCTAAGTGGCTCCCTGTAAACCGTGAAACATATCTTGACAGGCTTGCTCTAAG ATATGACCGAGAAGGAGAACCATCACAATTAGCTGCTGTTGACATTTTTGTCAGTACTGTTGACCCGTTGAAGGAGCCTCCTCTTGTTACAGCTAATACTGTGCTATCCATTCTGGCTGTTGACTATCCTGTCGACAAGGTTTCATGCTATGTGTCTGATGATGGAGCGGCCATGTTGACATTTGAAGCTCTCTCTGAAACTTCAGAATTTGCAAGGAAATGGGTTCCTTTCTGCAAGAAATACAGCATTGAGCCAAGGGCTCCTGAATGGTATTTTGCACAGAAGATTGACTACTTGAAAGATAAGGTTCAGCCATCATTTGTCAAAGACCGTAGAGCAATGAAG AGAGAATATGAAGAGTTCAAAATTCGTGTCAATCAACTTGTTGCAAAGGCTCAGAAAATTCCTGAAGAAGGATGGATTATGCAAGATGGTACCCCATGGCCTGGAAATAACACCAGAGACCATCCGGGAATGATTCAG GTTTTCTTGGGTCAAAGTGGAGGACTTGATGCGGAGGGGAATGAACTGCCGCGTTTAGTCTATGTATCTCGTGAGAAGCGTCCGGGCTTCCAACATCACAAGAAAGCTGGTGCTATGAATGCACTT GTTCGAGTGTCAGCTGTCCTCACCAATGGACCTTTCTTGTTGAATCTTGATTGTGATCACTACATTAACAACAGCAAAGCCATAAGAGAAGCCATGTGCTTCATGATGGATCCCAACCTTGGGAAGCATGTTTGCTATGTACAGTTTCCTCAGAGATTCGATGGTATTGATAGAAACGATCGATATGCCAACCGTAATACTGTCTTCTTTGAT ATTAACTTGAGAGGTTTGGATGGAATTCAAGGCCCTGTCTATGTGGGTACTGGTTGTGTCTTCAATAGAACAGCTTTATATGGTTATGAACCTCCTGTTAAGCCTAAGCATAAGAAAGCTGGATTTTTATCTTCCTTATGTGGTGGATCACGAAAGAAGGGTTCAAAATCAAGTAAAAAGGGCTCTGACAAGAAGAAATCTAGCAAGCATGTGGATCCCACTGTGCCAATTTTCAGTCTTGAAGATATAGAAGAGGGAGTGGAAG GCGCTGGATTTGATGATGAGAAGTCGCTGCTCATGTCACAAATGAGCCTGGAGAAAAGGTTTGGTCAGTCTGCAGTTTTTGTTGCCTCTACACTTATGGAAAATGGCGGCGTTCCTCAATCTGCCACACCTGAAACTCTTCTGAAGGAGGCCATTCATGTTATCAGCTGTGGATACGAGGACAAAACTGACTGGGGGTCTGAG ATTGGATGGATTTATGGTTCCGTCACTGAAGATATTCTTACAGGATTCAAGATGCATGCCCGTGGCTGGAGATCAGTTTACTGTAATCCTAAGCGCCCAGCCTTTAAAGGATCTGCTCCTATCAATCTTTCAGATCGTCTGAACCAAGTGCTTCGGTGGGCGCTAGGTTCTGTGGAAATTCTACTTAGTCGGCATTGCCCTATCTGGTATGGTTATGGTGGCAGGCTAAAATGGCTCGAGAGATTCGCGTATGTAAACACAACCATTTATCCAATCACCGCCATTCCCCTTCTCATATATTGCACACTGCCGGCTGTCTGTCTTCTCACTAATAAGTTCATCATTCCACAG ATTAGCAACCTTGCCAGTATATGgtttatctctctctttctttccatcTTCGCAACTGGTATTCTAGAGATGAGATGGAGTGGTGTTGGAATCGACGAGTGGTGGAGAAACGAACAGTTTTGGGTTATTGGTGGTGTTTCATCTCATCTCTTTGCCGTTTTCCAAGGTCTGCTCAAAGTACTTGCTGGTATTGATACCAACTTCACTGTCACCTCCAAGGCGTCAGATGAAGATGGAGACTATGCAGAACTCTACATGTTCAAATGGACAACCCTGCTCATCCCACCAACGACTCTCCTCATCATCAACTTGGTAGGGGTGGTTGCCGGGATATCATATGCCATTAACAGTGGTTACCAATCATGGGGTCCCCTATTTGGAAAGCTCTTCTTTGCCTTCTGGGTGATCATTCATCTTTATCCTTTCCTCAAAGGTCTTATGGGACGCCAGAACCGCACCCCAACCATTGTTGTCGTGTGGTCGATTCTTCTTGCTTCAATCTTCTCTTTGTTATGGGTGAGGATCGATCCTTTCACGACTAGAGTCACCGGCCCAGATGTGGAGCAATGTGGAATCAACTGCTAG